The Desulfovibrio desulfuricans DSM 642 genome contains a region encoding:
- a CDS encoding M48 family metallopeptidase, which translates to MLHRVALRRFMALFVLLAFLSAQLVAVPAQAFFFGGVTIKDEKEMGHKFDVMIRANMPIVEDPEVSQYVNQIVDRLVKKIPPQPFNFKAAVILHNSLNAFAIPGGYVYVFTGLIMNMDKEEELAGVLAHELAHVTQHHVASRLERAQFVTLGSLLLAIAGVAVGGSSGGAIAVGALGAGQSAMLNYSRMDETEADQIGLQYLVAAGYPPQGMVGGFKVLRQKSWMSGTSVPTYLSTHPAIGDRINGLQARIEGMGKSVQGRTQDNTKFIRVKTLLWARYGDAQAAQQRFSGKDGLSCMGRGIVLARTNRVAEASKAFDEALAASPNDPLVLREAGAFHYRKGDMSRADGLLRQAMRLDPRDYMASFFYARMLDETGRQAQAAQYYKDVLRYVPEDAEVHEAYARSLGKTGDTAGAYIHMAYSALYSNNKKQAERYFNQAKALSGKSANPRDFQKLEAAYKERKEIWEKN; encoded by the coding sequence ATGTTGCATCGTGTTGCCCTGCGCCGTTTTATGGCGCTGTTTGTTCTGCTGGCATTTCTGTCAGCCCAGCTTGTGGCCGTACCGGCCCAGGCCTTCTTTTTCGGCGGCGTCACCATCAAGGACGAAAAGGAGATGGGCCACAAGTTTGACGTGATGATCCGCGCAAACATGCCCATTGTGGAAGACCCTGAGGTAAGCCAGTACGTCAACCAGATCGTGGATCGTCTGGTCAAAAAGATTCCGCCGCAGCCCTTCAATTTCAAAGCCGCCGTTATCCTGCACAATTCGCTCAACGCCTTTGCCATTCCCGGCGGCTACGTATACGTGTTCACCGGCCTTATCATGAACATGGACAAGGAAGAAGAGCTTGCGGGCGTGCTTGCCCACGAACTGGCGCACGTAACCCAGCACCACGTGGCTTCGCGCCTTGAGCGCGCGCAGTTTGTGACTCTTGGCTCCCTGCTGCTGGCCATTGCGGGCGTGGCGGTGGGCGGTTCCAGCGGCGGCGCGATTGCTGTGGGCGCGCTGGGGGCCGGGCAGTCGGCCATGCTCAACTACAGCCGCATGGACGAAACCGAAGCCGACCAGATTGGCCTGCAATACCTTGTGGCCGCGGGCTATCCCCCGCAGGGCATGGTGGGCGGCTTCAAGGTGCTGCGCCAGAAAAGCTGGATGAGCGGCACCAGTGTGCCTACCTACCTTTCTACCCACCCTGCCATCGGCGACCGCATCAACGGGCTTCAGGCCCGCATCGAGGGCATGGGCAAGTCTGTGCAGGGCCGTACGCAGGACAATACCAAATTTATCCGCGTCAAAACGCTCCTCTGGGCGCGCTATGGCGATGCGCAGGCTGCGCAGCAGCGTTTTTCGGGCAAGGACGGCCTTTCATGCATGGGGCGCGGCATTGTGCTGGCCCGCACCAATCGGGTTGCCGAGGCCAGCAAGGCCTTTGACGAAGCCCTCGCCGCCTCGCCCAACGACCCTCTGGTGCTGCGCGAGGCTGGCGCATTCCACTATCGCAAGGGCGACATGAGCCGTGCTGATGGCTTGCTGCGTCAGGCCATGCGCCTTGACCCGCGCGACTACATGGCCTCTTTTTTCTATGCCCGCATGCTTGACGAAACGGGCAGGCAGGCGCAGGCCGCGCAGTATTATAAAGATGTGCTGCGCTACGTGCCGGAAGACGCCGAAGTTCACGAGGCCTATGCCCGCTCGCTCGGTAAAACGGGCGACACTGCCGGGGCCTATATCCACATGGCGTACAGCGCCCTGTATTCCAACAACAAAAAACAGGCCGAGCGCTACTTTAACCAGGCCAAAGCCTTATCGGGCAAATCTGCAAATCCGCGCGATTTTCAAAAGCTTGAGGCCGCCTACAAAGAGCGCAAGGAAATATGGGAAAAGAACTGA
- the rpiB gene encoding ribose 5-phosphate isomerase B, with the protein MQTIHIASDHAGYALKEHLVQFLAQKGINVVDDGTHSTESCDYPVLAHKLCAAVEKEQGTGILICGTGIGISIAANRHSGIRAALCATELQARLSRQHNNANVLCLGARIIGVELAQAIVEAFLGASFEGGRHQRRIDMINLPGQAG; encoded by the coding sequence ATGCAGACCATTCATATTGCCTCAGACCACGCTGGCTATGCGCTGAAAGAACACCTTGTCCAGTTTCTTGCCCAGAAGGGCATCAACGTGGTGGACGACGGCACCCACTCCACCGAAAGCTGCGACTACCCCGTGCTGGCGCATAAGCTTTGCGCCGCAGTGGAAAAGGAGCAGGGAACAGGCATTCTCATTTGCGGTACAGGCATAGGCATTTCCATTGCCGCCAACCGCCACTCCGGCATCCGCGCGGCCCTGTGCGCCACAGAGCTTCAGGCGCGCCTGTCGCGCCAGCACAACAACGCCAATGTGCTTTGCCTTGGCGCACGCATCATCGGCGTGGAACTGGCACAGGCCATTGTGGAGGCATTTCTGGGCGCTTCCTTTGAAGGCGGCAGGCACCAGCGCCGCATCGACATGATCAATCTTCCCGGTCAGGCCGGGTAA
- the cysS gene encoding cysteine--tRNA ligase, giving the protein MLLYNTLGRKKEEFVPAHPGKANMYVCGITAYDLCHIGHARSALVFDVLVRQLRHTGLEVRFVRNFTDVDDKIINRANKEGRDWREVAQTYITAFHEDMDRLGVLRADEEPRATDFIPQIQAICSTLIDSGKAYATPSGDVYFRVRAYEPYGKLSGRSLDDLLSGARVAPGEEKEDPLDFALWKAAKPGEPFWESPWGKGRPGWHIECSAMSQPYLPLDIHGGGQDLIFPHHENEIAQSEAACACSLARYWVHNGFVQVNAEKMSKSLGNFKTIRDILENYLPETLRFFLLGKHYRSPIDFTADSMDEAEKAQHRVFTALHEAGKALARDKWKKTPLPQEMAEEWATLPKAFDAALEDDINTAQALGQVFAQVRLVNRLLEDKALRAAEAGRDLLQEFLARAQEWDKRLGLFGQAPQAFLADLRCQRATRGKIDVARVEELMLARQEARASKDFARSDSLRQEILDLGVSVRDTPEGQVWDLE; this is encoded by the coding sequence ATGCTGCTCTACAATACCCTGGGCCGTAAGAAGGAAGAATTTGTTCCCGCTCATCCGGGCAAGGCAAACATGTATGTTTGCGGCATAACGGCCTATGATCTTTGCCATATCGGGCATGCGCGTTCCGCCCTGGTTTTTGACGTGCTCGTGCGGCAGTTGCGCCATACAGGGCTTGAAGTCCGCTTTGTGCGCAATTTTACGGACGTGGACGACAAGATCATCAACCGCGCCAACAAGGAAGGCCGCGACTGGCGCGAGGTTGCCCAGACCTACATAACCGCCTTCCATGAAGACATGGATCGTCTGGGCGTGCTGCGGGCCGATGAAGAACCCCGCGCCACCGACTTTATCCCGCAGATTCAGGCCATCTGCTCCACTCTTATTGATTCGGGCAAGGCCTACGCCACTCCCTCCGGGGACGTGTATTTTCGAGTGCGGGCTTACGAACCCTACGGCAAACTCTCTGGCCGCAGCCTGGACGATCTGCTCTCCGGCGCCCGCGTGGCGCCCGGCGAAGAAAAGGAAGATCCCCTGGATTTCGCCCTGTGGAAAGCCGCCAAGCCCGGCGAACCGTTCTGGGAAAGCCCCTGGGGCAAGGGCCGTCCCGGCTGGCATATCGAATGCTCGGCCATGAGCCAGCCCTATCTGCCGCTGGACATTCACGGCGGCGGGCAGGATCTTATCTTCCCGCATCACGAGAACGAGATTGCCCAGTCCGAGGCCGCCTGCGCCTGCTCGCTGGCCCGCTACTGGGTGCATAACGGCTTTGTGCAGGTAAATGCGGAAAAGATGTCCAAATCCCTGGGCAACTTCAAGACCATCCGCGATATTCTTGAAAACTATCTGCCTGAAACCCTGCGCTTTTTCCTGCTGGGCAAGCACTACCGCAGCCCCATCGACTTTACCGCCGACAGCATGGACGAAGCGGAAAAAGCCCAGCACCGCGTGTTCACAGCCCTGCACGAGGCGGGCAAGGCCCTTGCCCGCGACAAGTGGAAAAAAACGCCCCTCCCGCAGGAAATGGCCGAGGAATGGGCCACGCTGCCCAAGGCCTTTGACGCCGCCCTTGAGGACGACATCAATACGGCACAGGCCCTTGGGCAGGTATTTGCACAGGTGCGCCTTGTGAACCGGCTGCTGGAAGACAAGGCCCTGCGCGCAGCCGAAGCCGGACGCGACCTCTTGCAGGAATTTCTTGCCCGCGCGCAGGAATGGGACAAGCGCCTTGGCCTCTTTGGGCAGGCCCCGCAGGCTTTTCTGGCTGATTTGCGCTGCCAGCGCGCCACACGCGGCAAGATTGACGTGGCCCGAGTGGAAGAACTGATGCTCGCCCGTCAGGAAGCCCGCGCCAGCAAGGACTTTGCCCGCTCGGATTCGCTGCGGCAGGAAATTCTTGATCTGGGCGTCAGCGTACGCGACACCCCCGAAGGTCAGGTTTGGGATCTGGAATAA
- a CDS encoding homocysteine S-methyltransferase family protein, with the protein MTFRQALGLGRPLLLDGAMGTMLQASGMPAGATPEEFCMANPDTLRGIHKAYLDAGVDLLTSCTFGGNIYKLPKSLDVFSFNRRMVEIAKEAGAQAGRPVFVAGNVGPTGHFAKPLGPVEPRDLIAAFANQIRGLVAGGADLIFIETQFDLAEARAAVAAARQECDLPVMVSMTFEQGVSLTGSTPAIFAETMQNMGVDVVGTNCSLGPDQMLPVVQELLGVCECPVMAEPNAGLPELRGNETVFPLGPEDFAQKTAPFAHLGARILGGCCGTTPTHLAALAQALRGMDSVTPPPVSRKGICLTNRSQMVRIAVGQPLTIIGERINPTGKKALTQELQAGAFDVAMQLADAQVDAGATVLDVNVGAPLVDETQLLPELVQRLVGRLPLPLSIDSSNADAIANALPYCPGSFLVNSISGETGRMEALGPLCRDFGAPFILLPLQGAHLPEKAAERISTVESLIEKAEGMGISRRLMMVDILALAVSSSADSALQCLEMTRWCAANGLPTTLGLSNLSFGLPARELLNSTFLSLAAGAGLTSCIANPSAQRLREAADALKVLCNHDAHTSSFIASYSGWKPGEGSIQVRQGAGAAAKTLAEAVLNGDKENVLPLLTAELDAGADPFTLVQETLIPAITEVGARYERREYFLPQLIRAAETMQTAFAHLKPLLEAGRGPETRPVVVMATVEGDIHDIGKNIVSLLLGNHGFDVVDAGKDVPAEAIVACALKHNARIIGLSALMTTTMVRMEDTIKIVKERALPIKVLVGGAAVTQAFADAIGADAYCADAVGAVKAAKQFV; encoded by the coding sequence ATGACATTTCGACAAGCCCTCGGCCTTGGCAGGCCTCTTTTGCTCGACGGTGCCATGGGTACCATGCTTCAGGCCTCGGGCATGCCCGCTGGCGCGACTCCCGAAGAATTTTGCATGGCAAACCCCGACACCCTGCGCGGCATTCACAAGGCCTATCTGGACGCGGGCGTTGATCTGCTGACATCGTGCACCTTTGGCGGCAATATTTACAAGCTGCCAAAAAGCCTGGACGTTTTTTCGTTCAACCGGCGCATGGTCGAAATTGCCAAAGAAGCCGGCGCACAGGCTGGCCGCCCTGTCTTTGTGGCGGGCAATGTGGGCCCCACGGGGCATTTTGCCAAGCCCCTCGGCCCAGTGGAACCGCGCGATCTTATCGCGGCCTTTGCCAATCAGATTCGCGGGCTTGTGGCGGGCGGGGCCGACCTCATATTTATTGAAACGCAATTCGATCTGGCCGAGGCCAGAGCCGCCGTGGCGGCTGCCCGGCAGGAATGCGACCTGCCCGTCATGGTTTCCATGACTTTTGAACAGGGCGTGAGCCTTACCGGCTCCACCCCCGCGATTTTTGCCGAAACCATGCAGAACATGGGCGTGGATGTGGTCGGCACCAACTGTAGCCTCGGCCCGGACCAGATGCTGCCCGTGGTGCAGGAACTGCTAGGCGTGTGCGAATGCCCGGTCATGGCCGAACCCAATGCCGGTTTGCCCGAACTGCGGGGCAACGAAACCGTGTTCCCTCTGGGGCCGGAAGATTTTGCGCAAAAAACCGCCCCCTTCGCCCACCTTGGCGCGCGCATACTTGGCGGCTGCTGCGGCACCACGCCCACGCATCTGGCGGCGCTTGCGCAGGCCTTGCGCGGTATGGACAGCGTCACGCCGCCCCCGGTATCGCGCAAGGGCATCTGCCTGACCAACCGCTCCCAGATGGTGCGAATCGCTGTGGGCCAGCCCCTGACCATCATTGGCGAACGCATCAACCCCACGGGCAAAAAGGCCCTCACGCAGGAGCTTCAGGCCGGAGCCTTTGACGTCGCCATGCAACTGGCCGATGCCCAGGTGGATGCCGGGGCCACAGTGCTTGATGTTAATGTGGGCGCGCCCCTGGTGGACGAAACGCAACTTTTGCCCGAACTGGTGCAGCGCCTTGTGGGGCGGCTGCCCCTGCCGCTCTCCATAGATTCTTCCAATGCCGATGCCATTGCCAACGCCTTGCCGTACTGTCCTGGTTCATTTCTGGTGAATTCCATCAGCGGCGAGACTGGGCGCATGGAAGCGCTCGGCCCCTTGTGCCGCGATTTTGGCGCGCCCTTTATTCTGCTGCCCCTCCAGGGGGCGCATCTGCCGGAAAAAGCCGCAGAGCGCATCAGCACGGTGGAGAGCCTGATCGAAAAGGCCGAGGGCATGGGTATTTCGCGGCGGCTGATGATGGTGGACATTCTGGCGCTGGCTGTATCCTCCAGCGCGGACAGCGCGCTCCAGTGCCTGGAGATGACGCGCTGGTGCGCTGCCAACGGCCTGCCCACAACACTTGGCCTTTCAAATCTTTCTTTTGGTCTGCCCGCGCGTGAACTGCTCAATTCCACGTTTCTTTCTCTGGCGGCGGGCGCAGGGCTTACATCGTGCATCGCCAACCCCTCTGCCCAGCGCCTGCGCGAGGCGGCAGACGCGCTCAAGGTGCTGTGCAACCACGATGCCCACACATCCTCATTTATAGCCTCCTATTCCGGCTGGAAGCCCGGCGAAGGCTCCATACAGGTGCGTCAGGGGGCCGGGGCGGCGGCCAAAACCCTTGCCGAGGCCGTGCTCAACGGCGACAAGGAAAATGTGCTGCCTTTGCTTACGGCAGAGCTTGACGCGGGTGCCGACCCCTTTACCCTTGTGCAGGAAACGCTCATTCCGGCTATTACGGAAGTGGGCGCGCGCTATGAGCGGCGGGAATATTTTTTGCCCCAGCTCATCCGCGCGGCAGAAACCATGCAGACCGCCTTTGCGCATCTCAAGCCTCTGCTGGAGGCCGGACGCGGCCCGGAAACGCGCCCTGTTGTGGTGATGGCCACGGTCGAAGGCGATATTCACGATATTGGCAAAAATATTGTTTCGCTGCTGCTCGGCAACCACGGTTTTGACGTTGTGGACGCGGGCAAGGACGTTCCGGCAGAAGCCATTGTTGCTTGCGCACTCAAGCACAACGCGCGTATCATCGGCTTGTCGGCATTGATGACCACCACCATGGTTCGCATGGAAGACACCATCAAAATCGTCAAGGAGCGCGCTTTGCCCATCAAGGTACTGGTGGGCGGGGCTGCCGTTACGCAGGCTTTTGCCGATGCCATCGGTGCAGATGCGTATTGCGCTGACGCCGTAGGTGCGGTAAAGGCCGCCAAGCAGTTTGTTTAG
- a CDS encoding sigma-70 family RNA polymerase sigma factor, with translation MKKDSPIAPQKPRSAQKAEETEISSPEVEILDAPPSRKRPAPAGGGTRGAAAKARSRSTEGKAAKQSILDVDGSAVREVPADSVSDDQDDDDALADSPEEVEVELDASDHDIDPFVLDADHEGLPAPSTPRLPAVGPRDSLHLYLREVSRFPLLKPDEEHELALRVRDHNDADAAFRLVSSHLRLVVRIAMDFQRRWMQNVLDLVQEGNVGLMRAVNKFDPDKGIKFSYYASFWIKAYILKFIMDNWRMVKIGTTQVQRKLFYNLNRERQKLIMQGFDPDAAMLSERLGVTEDQINEMDQRLASTDMSLNVPVGEDAGGATRMDFLPALGPGIEDSLARDEIAGLVRSKLKTILPKLNEKELFILQNRLLTDEPVTLREIGERYNVTRERVRQLEARLLEKIRQHLAVDIKDFSDTWIQS, from the coding sequence ATGAAAAAAGATAGTCCGATAGCTCCCCAAAAACCGCGCAGCGCGCAGAAAGCGGAAGAAACCGAAATTTCCTCGCCTGAGGTGGAAATTCTGGATGCTCCCCCTTCGCGCAAGCGGCCAGCCCCTGCCGGGGGCGGCACCCGTGGCGCTGCCGCCAAGGCGCGCTCCCGCTCGACCGAAGGCAAGGCCGCCAAGCAGAGCATTCTTGATGTGGATGGCTCCGCCGTGCGCGAGGTTCCAGCAGATTCCGTATCTGACGATCAGGACGATGACGACGCGCTCGCTGATTCCCCAGAAGAGGTGGAAGTTGAGCTGGACGCCAGCGATCACGATATCGATCCCTTTGTTCTTGATGCCGACCACGAGGGCCTGCCTGCGCCGTCCACACCGCGCCTGCCTGCTGTGGGGCCACGCGACAGCCTGCACCTTTACCTGCGCGAAGTAAGCCGCTTTCCCCTGCTCAAGCCGGATGAAGAGCACGAGCTTGCCCTGCGTGTGCGCGACCACAACGATGCAGACGCGGCATTTCGGCTGGTTTCATCGCACTTACGGCTTGTAGTGCGCATTGCCATGGACTTTCAGCGCAGATGGATGCAGAACGTGCTCGACCTTGTGCAGGAGGGCAACGTGGGCCTCATGCGCGCCGTCAACAAATTTGACCCCGACAAGGGAATCAAGTTTTCGTACTACGCATCGTTCTGGATCAAGGCCTACATACTCAAGTTCATCATGGACAACTGGCGCATGGTCAAGATCGGCACCACCCAGGTGCAGCGCAAGCTGTTCTACAATCTGAACCGCGAGCGTCAAAAGCTGATCATGCAGGGCTTTGACCCCGATGCAGCCATGCTTTCCGAACGCCTTGGCGTTACGGAAGACCAGATCAACGAGATGGATCAGCGCCTTGCGTCCACCGATATGTCGCTGAACGTGCCCGTGGGCGAGGATGCTGGCGGCGCAACGCGCATGGACTTTTTGCCCGCGCTCGGCCCCGGCATTGAAGACAGCCTTGCGCGCGACGAAATCGCCGGCCTGGTGCGCAGCAAGCTCAAAACCATACTGCCCAAGCTGAACGAAAAAGAGCTGTTTATTCTGCAAAATCGCCTGCTCACGGATGAGCCTGTAACCTTGCGCGAGATAGGCGAACGGTATAACGTCACGCGGGAACGAGTCCGCCAGCTTGAAGCGCGGTTGCTGGAAAAGATCCGGCAGCATCTGGCTGTGGATATCAAAGACTTTTCAGACACATGGATACAATCCTGA
- a CDS encoding N-acetyltransferase, whose translation MENTLVVRKAHMDDVKSMHGLLLQCAQKGLLLPRALIHLYGHVRNFMVAENTAGEIVGCCALAPVWEDLAEICSLVVREDARRLGTGRDLVNACLSECRDLHIQKVFALTYQEAFFARLGFRVVDKDVLPQKIWADCVHCAKYPNCDETAVYFELDSAAKDVGEVHVQG comes from the coding sequence ATGGAAAATACCCTTGTGGTGCGCAAAGCCCACATGGACGATGTAAAGTCCATGCATGGGCTTTTGCTGCAATGCGCCCAGAAAGGGCTTTTGCTGCCCCGCGCGCTGATCCATCTTTATGGGCATGTGCGCAATTTTATGGTTGCAGAAAATACTGCTGGCGAGATAGTGGGCTGCTGCGCCCTTGCCCCTGTGTGGGAAGATCTGGCCGAAATATGCTCGCTTGTGGTGCGTGAAGATGCCCGTCGCCTGGGAACGGGCCGGGATCTTGTCAACGCCTGCCTTAGCGAATGCCGCGACCTGCATATTCAGAAAGTGTTTGCGCTTACATACCAGGAGGCATTTTTCGCCCGCCTGGGTTTCAGGGTTGTGGACAAGGATGTTTTGCCGCAAAAAATCTGGGCCGACTGCGTGCACTGCGCCAAGTACCCCAACTGCGACGAAACAGCCGTTTATTTTGAACTGGATTCCGCTGCAAAGGACGTAGGAGAGGTGCATGTCCAAGGCTAA
- a CDS encoding lipoprotein insertase outer membrane protein LolB, whose protein sequence is MKKLVIFCCLALLCACARQPVLETSPENLAVLEQRWQKFAAVSSADKSDPYRLQLSLRFGTEGDTRRVTALFWGNSQRQLRLDVMAGVGTTVAKILEDGQHFLVYSPSENKAYFYQGATKPLLQVGVPVPFNLVHLADLLNGRYTAVFGNQFDKTAFSADGKALYDLQGQPGGRLIINEQGLPVEWQEQANGKGWSMEILYSDDPRPLPRRLNLAHSNGKRAIVLIKEREKVSQPFTKEQMALTLPDDAPLLPLAKFKQQQ, encoded by the coding sequence ATGAAAAAACTAGTTATTTTTTGTTGTCTGGCGCTGCTGTGCGCCTGCGCCCGTCAGCCCGTGCTGGAAACCTCGCCCGAAAACCTCGCAGTGCTTGAACAGCGCTGGCAAAAATTTGCGGCTGTCAGCTCTGCCGACAAGTCTGACCCCTATCGCCTGCAACTGAGCCTGCGCTTTGGCACAGAGGGCGATACACGACGCGTCACGGCCCTGTTCTGGGGCAACAGCCAACGCCAGTTGCGACTGGACGTTATGGCAGGCGTGGGCACAACGGTCGCCAAGATACTTGAAGACGGCCAGCATTTTCTTGTGTACAGCCCCAGCGAAAACAAGGCCTACTTCTATCAGGGCGCTACCAAGCCCCTGCTTCAGGTTGGCGTGCCGGTTCCCTTCAACCTTGTGCATCTGGCCGACCTGCTCAATGGCCGGTACACGGCGGTATTTGGCAACCAGTTTGACAAAACCGCCTTTTCTGCCGACGGCAAGGCCCTGTACGACCTTCAGGGCCAGCCCGGTGGCCGCCTGATCATCAATGAGCAAGGGCTGCCCGTGGAATGGCAGGAACAGGCCAACGGCAAGGGCTGGAGCATGGAAATCCTGTATTCGGATGATCCCAGGCCTCTGCCCCGCCGTCTGAACCTTGCCCACAGCAACGGTAAACGCGCCATTGTGCTTATCAAGGAAAGAGAAAAGGTTTCCCAGCCCTTTACAAAAGAGCAAATGGCCTTAACCCTTCCTGATGACGCACCCCTGCTGCCGCTCGCCAAGTTCAAGCAGCAGCAATAG
- a CDS encoding tetratricopeptide repeat protein, which yields MKRNHVALLCALALTAATSFSLLGCGGCSGARHQAAEKSDTSAAESAAPSATAKAQQHDLKGVSLRPVEAELSPNALNTYAFLVFAQAMNNEDDNALAAASPLLAKAHMPVNIWLEGGVWLLSRKSPHTAMVMEQALSVWPDDISLNLLYAEALMEKGSPELGVKLMREYLKKHPDSVDARMELALLLVKTKQYPEAEKLLNSVTGKQRTPLVDYYHARALIGMDRPSEAVAYLQRAIKDTPDFVEALAELAFIYEQKPDLKAARGVYEKLLKLNFSSQDVLLRLINISLRMGQPERALKYMQQGPDSTPFKLTVASMFMDSRHFLQAESLLKQIVAQGDAPHDVYLLLAELAYDQRRDLDMAFSWLDKIPASSKSAVRGVLLRIQLLAEAGRDAEALDAVRKATSANPDSSELVEVEVRLLARQKQMKQALDVAQNAIKRWPNNAEMFFLLGSLQDETGDKKAAFKTMEKLLALHPDNYQALNYVGYTLAEEDRDLDRALTLLVRANDLAPNQSYIVDSLAWAYFKAGKLDDALKEIRRAVTLDEHTDASIWEHYGDIAARAGLKDEARTAYQKAMELKPDNAEALRQRLSHL from the coding sequence ATGAAACGTAACCACGTTGCGCTGCTATGCGCCCTGGCCCTGACTGCCGCCACCTCTTTTTCCTTGCTGGGATGCGGCGGCTGTTCCGGTGCCAGGCACCAGGCTGCTGAAAAATCGGATACGTCCGCTGCGGAATCTGCCGCGCCTTCAGCCACAGCAAAGGCCCAGCAGCATGACCTCAAGGGCGTATCGCTGCGCCCGGTTGAAGCAGAGCTTTCGCCCAATGCGCTCAACACCTACGCCTTTCTTGTTTTTGCGCAGGCTATGAACAATGAGGACGACAACGCCCTGGCTGCGGCATCCCCGCTGCTGGCCAAGGCGCACATGCCCGTCAACATCTGGCTTGAAGGCGGCGTGTGGCTGCTCAGCCGCAAGTCTCCCCATACTGCTATGGTCATGGAGCAGGCCTTGAGCGTCTGGCCCGATGATATTTCGCTCAATCTGCTCTATGCCGAAGCCCTCATGGAAAAAGGTTCACCCGAGCTTGGCGTCAAGCTCATGCGCGAATACCTTAAAAAGCACCCCGATTCCGTAGATGCCCGCATGGAGCTGGCCCTGCTGCTGGTCAAAACCAAGCAGTATCCCGAAGCCGAAAAGCTGCTCAACAGCGTTACGGGCAAGCAGCGCACCCCGCTGGTGGATTATTACCACGCGCGGGCGCTCATTGGCATGGACAGGCCCAGCGAGGCCGTGGCCTACCTGCAGCGCGCCATCAAGGATACGCCCGATTTTGTGGAGGCCCTGGCGGAACTGGCGTTCATTTATGAACAAAAGCCCGACCTCAAGGCCGCGCGCGGCGTTTACGAAAAGCTGCTCAAACTCAATTTTTCATCGCAGGATGTGCTGCTGAGGCTCATCAATATCTCGCTGCGCATGGGACAGCCCGAACGGGCGCTCAAGTACATGCAGCAGGGGCCGGACAGTACGCCTTTCAAGCTGACGGTCGCCAGCATGTTTATGGATTCGCGCCACTTCTTGCAGGCGGAAAGCCTGCTCAAGCAGATAGTGGCTCAGGGCGATGCGCCCCACGATGTGTATCTGCTGCTGGCCGAGCTGGCATATGACCAGCGCCGCGATCTGGACATGGCGTTCTCCTGGCTGGATAAAATCCCCGCTTCCAGCAAGTCTGCCGTGCGGGGCGTGCTGCTGCGCATCCAGTTGCTGGCAGAGGCTGGCCGTGACGCCGAGGCCCTTGACGCCGTGCGCAAGGCCACAAGCGCCAACCCCGACTCCTCCGAGCTTGTGGAGGTCGAGGTGCGCCTGCTTGCGCGGCAAAAGCAGATGAAACAGGCCCTGGACGTTGCCCAGAATGCCATAAAGCGCTGGCCCAACAATGCGGAAATGTTCTTTCTGCTTGGCTCTCTTCAGGATGAAACCGGCGACAAAAAAGCCGCTTTCAAAACTATGGAAAAACTCCTGGCCCTGCATCCTGACAATTATCAGGCCCTCAACTACGTGGGCTACACCCTGGCCGAGGAAGACCGCGACCTTGACCGCGCACTGACGCTTCTTGTGCGGGCCAACGATCTGGCCCCCAACCAGTCCTATATTGTAGATTCGCTGGCCTGGGCCTATTTCAAGGCTGGAAAACTCGATGACGCCCTGAAGGAAATCCGCCGCGCCGTTACGCTGGACGAGCATACGGATGCCTCCATATGGGAGCACTACGGCGATATCGCCGCGCGGGCTGGCCTTAAGGACGAAGCCCGCACCGCCTATCAAAAGGCCATGGAACTCAAACCCGACAATGCGGAAGCATTGCGGCAGCGGCTTTCACATCTATGA
- a CDS encoding TlpA family protein disulfide reductase, with amino-acid sequence MKKLILALLLCLALPCSALAASSSVPTLNLAGLTDMLAKNKGKVIMLNFFATWCPPCRVEIPELVNVRKKYAEKDVLIVSISLDEDSKVVPPFVEKMKMTYPVFVADREVARAFKISQIPHNAFYSKDGQLILSEPGMADAEMVEMVFKKLLEQK; translated from the coding sequence ATGAAGAAACTTATCCTGGCCTTATTGCTGTGTCTGGCTTTGCCGTGCTCGGCGCTGGCGGCCTCGTCATCGGTTCCTACCCTGAATTTGGCCGGGCTGACGGATATGCTTGCCAAAAACAAGGGCAAGGTCATCATGCTCAATTTTTTCGCCACATGGTGCCCTCCGTGCCGCGTTGAAATCCCCGAGCTTGTGAACGTTCGCAAAAAGTACGCGGAAAAAGACGTGCTTATCGTGAGCATCTCCCTTGATGAAGACTCCAAGGTTGTGCCCCCCTTTGTGGAAAAGATGAAGATGACATACCCCGTCTTTGTCGCTGACCGCGAAGTGGCGCGGGCGTTCAAGATTTCGCAGATTCCTCACAATGCCTTCTACAGCAAGGATGGTCAGCTCATTCTGTCTGAACCCGGCATGGCGGACGCCGAAATGGTCGAGATGGTCTTTAAAAAGTTGCTGGAACAGAAATAA